The Magnetococcales bacterium genome window below encodes:
- a CDS encoding methylenetetrahydrofolate reductase, with protein sequence MQTKDPEPSTRISMELVPRDEESLQEELDLVKNTFPKVDTLNIPDLPRFKVRSWRGCELARGQFGSTIPHIRAVDCDPDKPLAMAETLVANHINEVLVVTGDVEPGSIPRSNALEIIRKFKRELPGVKVYGALDPYRSGFKEELDYLKRKREMGADGFFTQPFFDIRLLEIYQEALEGSDVFWGVSPVTTENSQKYWESRNKVVFPKSFVPNLEWNRKFAAQALQFVRERGAHIYFMPIRVNIERYLGGILE encoded by the coding sequence ATGCAGACCAAGGATCCTGAACCTTCTACCAGAATCTCCATGGAGCTGGTCCCCCGGGACGAAGAGAGCCTCCAGGAGGAGCTTGATCTCGTCAAAAACACCTTTCCCAAGGTGGATACCCTCAACATTCCCGATCTGCCCCGCTTCAAGGTGCGCAGCTGGCGGGGGTGTGAACTGGCTCGGGGGCAATTTGGCAGCACGATTCCCCACATCCGGGCAGTCGATTGCGATCCGGATAAGCCCCTTGCCATGGCGGAAACCCTCGTTGCCAACCATATCAATGAGGTGCTGGTGGTCACTGGGGATGTGGAGCCGGGATCAATTCCCCGATCAAATGCCCTGGAGATCATTCGCAAGTTTAAGCGGGAGTTGCCTGGCGTGAAGGTCTATGGGGCACTCGATCCCTATCGATCCGGGTTTAAGGAAGAGCTGGACTATCTCAAACGCAAACGGGAGATGGGGGCTGATGGGTTTTTCACCCAGCCTTTTTTTGATATCCGGCTGCTGGAAATCTATCAGGAAGCTTTGGAAGGGAGTGACGTGTTTTGGGGAGTCTCCCCGGTCACCACCGAAAATTCCCAAAAATATTGGGAATCCCGAAACAAGGTGGTCTTTCCCAAATCATTCGTTCCCAACCTGGAGTGGAATCGAAAATTTGCAGCTCAAGCCCTGCAATTCGTTCGGGAGCGGGGGGCGCATATCTATTTTATGCCGATCAGAGTCAATATCGAACGCTACTTGGGGGGAATTCTGGAGTGA
- a CDS encoding C_GCAxxG_C_C family protein yields MTEEEVISKVGELARRYYQDDQFSCAEAMMRAFAEVFVPHRYDPVAITRLATPFNGGFSELKSTCGVMTAGFMAIGMIAGRDQPGDEDAKEEAYTLSQIYHQRFMAAMETDSCQELLLRWKDQGESKVHCKRHTQVMSELLAKTILQVGFHELELDEDEGDAAAA; encoded by the coding sequence ATGACCGAAGAGGAAGTCATCTCCAAAGTGGGTGAGTTGGCCCGGAGATATTATCAGGACGACCAATTTTCCTGTGCCGAGGCGATGATGCGGGCCTTTGCCGAGGTGTTTGTTCCCCACCGCTATGACCCGGTAGCCATCACCCGGCTGGCCACCCCTTTCAATGGGGGGTTTTCAGAGTTGAAATCCACCTGTGGGGTGATGACGGCGGGTTTCATGGCCATCGGCATGATTGCCGGAAGGGATCAGCCGGGTGATGAGGATGCCAAAGAGGAGGCTTACACCCTCTCCCAAATCTATCATCAGCGATTTATGGCGGCGATGGAGACCGACTCCTGTCAGGAGCTGCTGCTGCGTTGGAAGGATCAGGGGGAATCCAAGGTGCATTGTAAACGCCACACCCAGGTGATGAGTGAACTCCTGGCCAAGACCATCCTCCAGGTGGGTTTCCACGAGTTGGAACTGGATGAGGATGAAGGGGATGCTGCGGCCGCCTGA